A window of Rhodocyclaceae bacterium contains these coding sequences:
- a CDS encoding tyrosine-type recombinase/integrase has translation MPLTDTAIRALKPEAKRYSRTDERGLVIEVFPTGGMLWHYRYRVNGKPERVTLGRYPALSLRQARLERDRREALVAQGQSPAEQKRLTRQGLGPEVTVSEFGERFFREIVNRDRKDTTIPRRYFDKSIVPAIGSKPVGEVTTEDVRAIIWRKKDEGFDAAAGVIRGLLKRLFDYAMTAGLTATNPVMALPMRHVHRARSRERALAPQEIRVFLKAVMESNVRRQFKVALRLILLTLVRKSELMLARWEHVDVEKAEWHIPAENSKTGKPHIVYLSPQALALFAELRSLAGGSELVLPGRGSLDKPFAHNAMNNALKVALRGQDIPAFTIHDLRRTASTLLHEHGWPADVVEKALNHTIGGVRGVYNRAEYAGQRREMLGFWGEYVEGLGEGSDRKSLGGAG, from the coding sequence ATGCCGCTCACTGACACCGCCATCCGCGCCCTGAAGCCCGAGGCCAAGCGCTACAGCCGCACCGACGAGCGTGGCCTGGTGATCGAGGTGTTCCCCACCGGCGGCATGCTCTGGCACTACCGCTACCGGGTGAACGGCAAGCCCGAGCGGGTCACGCTGGGGCGCTATCCGGCGCTGTCGCTGCGCCAGGCACGGCTGGAGCGTGACCGGCGCGAAGCACTGGTGGCGCAGGGCCAATCGCCGGCGGAGCAGAAGCGGCTCACGCGGCAGGGGCTGGGGCCGGAGGTGACGGTTTCCGAGTTCGGCGAGCGCTTCTTCCGCGAGATCGTCAACCGCGACCGCAAGGACACGACTATCCCCCGGCGCTACTTCGACAAGTCCATCGTGCCGGCCATCGGCAGCAAGCCGGTGGGCGAGGTGACCACCGAGGATGTGCGCGCCATCATCTGGCGCAAGAAGGACGAGGGCTTCGACGCGGCCGCCGGCGTGATCCGCGGCCTGCTCAAGCGGCTCTTCGACTACGCCATGACCGCTGGCCTGACCGCGACCAATCCGGTGATGGCCCTGCCGATGCGGCATGTGCACCGCGCGCGCTCACGCGAACGGGCGCTGGCACCACAGGAGATCCGCGTGTTCCTTAAGGCGGTGATGGAGTCGAACGTGCGCCGGCAGTTCAAGGTGGCGCTGCGGCTCATCCTGCTCACGCTGGTGCGGAAGTCGGAGCTGATGCTCGCGCGCTGGGAGCATGTGGATGTCGAGAAGGCCGAGTGGCACATTCCGGCCGAGAACTCCAAGACCGGCAAGCCGCACATCGTGTACCTGTCGCCGCAGGCGCTGGCCTTGTTTGCCGAGCTGCGGTCACTGGCCGGCGGCAGCGAGCTGGTGCTGCCCGGGCGCGGGTCGCTCGACAAGCCCTTCGCGCACAACGCGATGAACAATGCGCTGAAGGTGGCGCTGCGCGGCCAGGACATTCCGGCGTTCACCATTCATGATCTGCGGCGGACCGCGTCGACGCTGCTGCACGAGCATGGGTGGCCGGCGGATGTGGTGGAGAAGGCGCTGAACCACACGATCGGCGGGGTGCGCGGCGTGTATAACCGGGCGGAGTATGCGGGGCAGCGGCGGGAGATGCTGGGGTTCTGGGGGGAGTATGTGGAGGGGTTGGGGGAGGGATCGGATAGGAAGAGTTTGGGTGGTGCTGGGTGA
- the mnmE gene encoding tRNA uridine-5-carboxymethylaminomethyl(34) synthesis GTPase MnmE — MRASADTIAAIATAPGRAGVGIVRVSGPGAARVAEGIIGGLPAERQASLRTFRDGEGGALDIGVALWFAGPRSFTGEDVLELHGHGGAVVLRSVLERCLALGARLAEPGEFTRRAFVNDRIDLAQAEAIADLIDAASEQAARGALRSLSGEFSAAVDRVADALLDLRILVEATLDFPEEDGVDFLAESDALQRLATVRSELAAVFRAARQGSALREGLVVVLAGAPNVGKSSLLNRLAGDEVAIVTEHPGTTRDTVRQTIVVEGLPIHLVDTAGLRDSDDPVEQLGMQRTRDALARADLVISVSAADAVEGEALLSSVAARALEALPASVARLQVVNKIDLTGEAAAESDGAGGWTIRLSARTGEGIDQLRAALLRLGGQTETGEGVFLARTRHLAALQAAEHHLSAAAEGRLPADLLAEELRLAHEALGSIVGRMTPDALLGEIFGRFCIGK; from the coding sequence ATGCGGGCAAGCGCTGACACGATAGCGGCCATCGCGACGGCCCCGGGCCGCGCAGGGGTAGGAATCGTACGGGTGTCCGGGCCAGGCGCGGCCCGGGTCGCCGAGGGAATCATCGGTGGCCTGCCCGCAGAACGGCAGGCATCGCTGCGCACGTTCCGCGACGGTGAGGGCGGCGCACTGGATATCGGCGTCGCCCTCTGGTTTGCCGGCCCACGCTCGTTTACCGGCGAGGACGTGCTCGAGTTGCACGGCCATGGCGGGGCGGTCGTCCTGCGCAGCGTCCTCGAACGCTGCCTCGCTCTGGGCGCACGCCTGGCCGAACCCGGCGAGTTCACCCGCCGCGCCTTCGTCAACGATCGCATCGACCTCGCGCAGGCGGAGGCGATCGCCGACCTGATCGATGCCGCGAGCGAACAGGCGGCGCGTGGCGCGTTGCGGTCACTGTCCGGCGAGTTCTCTGCGGCGGTCGACCGGGTGGCGGATGCCCTGCTCGACCTGCGCATCCTGGTGGAAGCGACCCTCGATTTCCCGGAGGAAGATGGCGTCGACTTCCTCGCCGAGTCCGACGCGCTGCAGCGCCTGGCCACCGTACGAAGCGAACTGGCGGCGGTATTTCGCGCGGCGCGGCAGGGCAGCGCGCTGCGCGAGGGGCTGGTCGTCGTGCTGGCGGGCGCACCCAATGTCGGCAAGTCGAGCCTGCTCAACCGGCTCGCCGGCGACGAGGTGGCGATCGTGACCGAACACCCGGGCACCACGCGCGATACCGTGCGGCAGACGATCGTGGTCGAAGGTCTGCCGATCCACCTGGTGGACACCGCCGGCCTGCGCGACAGCGACGACCCGGTGGAACAGCTCGGCATGCAGCGTACGCGCGATGCACTGGCGCGGGCCGACCTGGTGATATCGGTGAGCGCAGCCGACGCGGTGGAGGGCGAAGCGCTCCTGTCCAGCGTGGCGGCGCGCGCGCTGGAAGCCCTGCCGGCGTCGGTCGCGCGTCTGCAGGTGGTGAACAAGATCGACCTGACCGGCGAAGCGGCTGCGGAATCCGACGGCGCAGGCGGATGGACGATCCGGCTGTCGGCGCGGACCGGGGAGGGCATCGACCAGCTGCGCGCAGCCTTGCTGCGGTTGGGTGGTCAGACGGAAACCGGCGAGGGCGTGTTCCTCGCGCGCACCCGGCACCTGGCGGCGCTTCAGGCGGCCGAGCATCACCTGAGTGCGGCGGCGGAGGGGCGGTTGCCGGCGGATCTGCTGGCCGAGGAGCTGCGGCTGGCGCATGAGGCGCTGGGGTCCATCGTGGGGCGGATGACGCCGGATGCGTTGCTGGGGGAGATTTTCGGGAGGTTCTGCATCGGGAAGTAG
- the yidD gene encoding membrane protein insertion efficiency factor YidD, which translates to MVRIAIGLLRFYRYFLSPLLGPRCRFMPSCSEYATQALHTHGAVRGGWLSARRLCKCHPWHPGGFDPVPDPTGRPETGQPAPRFVPASARQVPGGDSAL; encoded by the coding sequence ATGGTACGCATCGCAATCGGACTGCTCCGGTTCTACCGCTACTTCCTGAGCCCGTTGCTGGGCCCGAGGTGCCGGTTCATGCCGTCATGTTCGGAATATGCAACGCAGGCGTTGCATACTCACGGCGCCGTGCGCGGTGGGTGGTTGTCCGCTCGCCGGCTGTGCAAGTGTCATCCGTGGCATCCGGGCGGTTTCGACCCGGTGCCTGATCCGACCGGTCGTCCCGAGACAGGGCAGCCGGCCCCACGTTTCGTCCCGGCATCCGCACGGCAGGTGCCGGGCGGCGATTCCGCACTGTAA
- the rpmH gene encoding 50S ribosomal protein L34, which produces MKRTFQPSVVRRKRTHGFRARMATPAGQAILRARRRKGRARLAV; this is translated from the coding sequence ATGAAACGCACATTCCAGCCTTCAGTCGTGCGCCGCAAGCGCACCCACGGGTTCCGCGCCCGCATGGCGACGCCTGCCGGGCAGGCAATCCTGCGCGCCCGCCGTCGCAAGGGCCGCGCGCGCCTCGCCGTCTGA
- the rnpA gene encoding ribonuclease P protein component, producing MLARPHRLLGEHEFRGVMASRVRWSTPDCSIHVRCNPAATLGMLGFIVGRKALRRAVDRNRFKRCIRGRFRVLLAALPGLQVVVRLRGKPGAGVDRAASEVCTRLEDVAAWYASQSDCSGSTATS from the coding sequence ATGCTGGCCCGTCCGCACCGCCTGCTCGGAGAGCACGAATTCCGCGGGGTGATGGCCAGCCGGGTACGCTGGTCGACACCCGACTGCTCGATCCACGTCCGCTGCAACCCGGCCGCAACCCTCGGCATGCTGGGTTTCATCGTCGGACGCAAGGCGCTGCGCAGGGCGGTCGACCGCAACCGTTTCAAGCGTTGCATCCGCGGCCGCTTCCGTGTTCTGCTGGCCGCACTGCCCGGGCTGCAGGTGGTGGTCCGGTTGCGCGGCAAACCCGGGGCCGGGGTCGATCGGGCCGCCAGTGAAGTCTGCACCCGGCTCGAGGATGTCGCCGCATGGTACGCATCGCAATCGGACTGCTCCGGTTCTACCGCTACTTCCTGA
- the yidC gene encoding membrane protein insertase YidC translates to MDTRKLVLFFIFAFSVLMLADAWTKAQRPPAAEVAGAPGSAATDGKGAAAPAVPVPGAPTIAAPSATAAVPAATGAAPATPSGALPGGERIRIETDLAKIELDTVGGDLRRFEMLKHKQTYAYDRNFVLLDETAQHTYVAQSGLIGPGLPTHLTKYRLLPGPLKLEDGQNELVVKLEALDTEGFKVIKRLTFKRDSYLIDVAYEVTNGRAEPQSPFAYFQVIRDRSVPIGDSWFVPTYTGVSVYTDEGKYEKISFDDIEKKKAKFVTQADNGWVGMVQHYFVTAWLPGPKQPREYFAKPLANGLFAAGAVMPVPAIAPGATAVIQVPLYTGPQEQEKLGQIAPGLDLTVDYGLFTIFASPLFWVLKWLYALVHNWGVAIILLTVLIKLAFFPLSAASYRSMAKMRVVAPKLQRIKELYPDDRQKLQQAMMELYKTEKINPLGGCLPIVVQIPVFIALYWVLLGSVELRHAPFFGWIIDLSAPDPFYILPLLMAASMVVQMRLSPEPPDPVQARIMKVMPFIFGAFFFFFPAGLVLYWLVNNILSIGQQWYITRQIETDAAKPANAGKR, encoded by the coding sequence ATGGATACCCGCAAGCTGGTCCTGTTCTTCATCTTCGCTTTCTCGGTCCTGATGCTGGCAGACGCCTGGACCAAGGCGCAACGGCCCCCGGCCGCTGAAGTCGCCGGCGCCCCCGGGTCGGCGGCCACCGATGGCAAGGGCGCTGCGGCCCCCGCTGTTCCGGTACCGGGCGCACCGACGATCGCCGCGCCGTCCGCGACGGCGGCAGTACCCGCCGCGACCGGTGCCGCGCCGGCCACGCCCAGCGGTGCATTGCCGGGTGGCGAACGCATCCGCATCGAGACCGACCTGGCGAAGATCGAACTCGATACCGTCGGTGGCGATCTGCGCCGCTTCGAAATGCTCAAGCACAAGCAGACCTACGCCTACGACCGCAACTTCGTGCTGCTCGATGAAACGGCCCAGCACACCTATGTGGCCCAGAGCGGCCTGATCGGGCCCGGCCTGCCGACGCACCTCACGAAGTACCGCCTGCTGCCCGGCCCGCTCAAGCTCGAAGACGGCCAGAACGAACTGGTGGTGAAGCTCGAAGCGCTCGACACCGAAGGCTTCAAGGTCATCAAGCGGCTCACCTTCAAGCGCGACAGCTACCTGATCGACGTGGCCTATGAAGTGACCAACGGCCGCGCCGAGCCGCAGTCGCCGTTCGCCTACTTCCAGGTGATACGCGACCGGTCGGTGCCGATCGGCGATTCCTGGTTCGTGCCGACGTACACCGGCGTTTCGGTCTACACCGACGAGGGCAAGTACGAGAAGATCTCGTTCGACGACATCGAGAAGAAGAAAGCCAAGTTCGTCACCCAGGCCGACAACGGCTGGGTGGGCATGGTCCAGCACTACTTCGTCACCGCCTGGCTGCCCGGTCCGAAGCAGCCGCGCGAATACTTCGCCAAGCCGCTCGCCAACGGACTGTTCGCCGCCGGCGCGGTGATGCCGGTGCCGGCGATCGCCCCCGGCGCCACGGCCGTGATCCAGGTACCGCTGTATACCGGCCCGCAGGAGCAGGAGAAGCTCGGACAGATCGCGCCCGGGCTCGATCTCACCGTCGACTACGGCCTGTTCACGATCTTCGCCTCGCCGCTGTTCTGGGTGCTGAAGTGGCTGTACGCACTGGTGCACAACTGGGGCGTGGCCATCATCCTGCTGACGGTGCTGATCAAGCTGGCGTTCTTCCCGCTGTCGGCAGCCAGCTACCGGTCGATGGCCAAGATGCGAGTGGTCGCACCGAAGCTGCAGCGTATCAAGGAGCTGTATCCGGACGACCGGCAGAAGCTGCAGCAGGCGATGATGGAGTTGTACAAGACCGAGAAGATCAACCCGCTCGGCGGCTGCCTGCCGATCGTGGTGCAGATCCCGGTGTTCATCGCACTGTACTGGGTGCTGCTCGGCTCGGTCGAACTGCGCCATGCGCCGTTCTTCGGCTGGATCATCGACCTGTCGGCACCCGACCCGTTCTACATCCTGCCTTTGCTGATGGCCGCGTCGATGGTGGTGCAGATGCGCCTGTCGCCGGAGCCGCCCGACCCGGTGCAGGCGCGCATCATGAAGGTCATGCCGTTCATCTTCGGCGCGTTCTTCTTCTTCTTCCCCGCCGGCCTGGTGCTTTACTGGCTGGTGAACAACATCCTGTCGATCGGGCAACAGTGGTACATCACGCGCCAGATCGAGACGGATGCGGCCAAGCCGGCCAATGCGGGCAAGCGCTGA
- a CDS encoding MGMT family protein, translated as MRVDAVANHGIVGDRHACPHSPRQLLIAGNAAYDQFGLPEATLRENLRIDCSTSHLLSGDLLRLGSDVVLWLTIQCEPCGLLERRQPGTVKTIGKHRGMLARVLRGGSFGVGDEVSLVRSSLPAMSDDWQARVLGVACAVPAGQYIAYRQLAELAGVANAYCRAFPKVLARLPVDISSRVVSAATSLPGPRWSGTELFAVEQYFD; from the coding sequence TTGCGAGTCGACGCAGTTGCCAACCACGGCATCGTCGGCGACAGGCACGCTTGCCCACACTCGCCACGGCAGCTACTAATCGCCGGGAACGCTGCCTATGATCAGTTTGGGCTGCCCGAAGCAACACTCCGTGAAAACCTGCGCATCGACTGCTCTACCTCACATCTGCTTTCGGGCGACCTTCTTCGCCTTGGCTCCGATGTCGTGCTGTGGCTGACGATCCAATGCGAGCCCTGCGGGCTCTTGGAGCGTCGGCAGCCTGGAACCGTCAAGACCATCGGAAAGCACCGAGGCATGCTGGCCCGCGTCTTGCGAGGTGGGTCGTTCGGCGTCGGTGACGAGGTGTCGCTGGTGCGTTCCTCCCTGCCTGCCATGAGCGATGATTGGCAGGCGCGGGTTCTTGGCGTCGCATGCGCGGTGCCTGCCGGGCAGTACATCGCCTACCGACAGCTCGCCGAGCTGGCGGGTGTGGCCAACGCATACTGCCGGGCGTTCCCGAAGGTTCTGGCGAGGCTACCTGTCGACATCTCAAGTCGGGTCGTCAGTGCCGCAACCTCGCTGCCCGGACCGCGATGGAGCGGCACCGAGCTATTCGCGGTAGAACAGTACTTCGATTGA
- the dnaA gene encoding chromosomal replication initiator protein DnaA — protein sequence MSEFWSDCLSLLKQKLSVQQYDAWIRPLSAREADGKILVTAPSRKALEWVKEQYLPDIQKFAEQRGDMLVIEIDVGTRKPANGARSAAHNGSATPTVPQTASAGTSAGASLDVRDDDDPAGAEDLREPAAAAAMLVEPALSPRPNGGLGSTTDPTLAQTIGTLSDGFTFDTFVTGKANQFARAAALQVAENPGRAYNPLFLYGGTGLGKTHLVQAIGNFVHERNPAAVIRYIHAEKYVSDVVRAYQNKSFDAFKRFYHSLDLLLIDDIQFFSGKSRTQEEFFYAFNTLTDQRKQIVITCDTYPKKIEGMDDRLLTRFAWGLTVEIEPPELEMRVAILLKKAAAIDMDISEEVAFFVARHFPSNVRELEGALNRIRAYSRFNACTVSIDSARDALRDILAVSMRQVSIEQIQKAVADYFKMKVSEMHSKRRSRAVARPRQVAMALAKELTTHSLPDIGGAFGGRDHTTVLHACRQIARLRTIDTELGRDYQTLLQQLRH from the coding sequence ATGTCCGAATTCTGGTCCGATTGCCTGTCCCTGCTGAAACAGAAGCTGTCCGTTCAGCAATACGACGCGTGGATCCGGCCATTGTCTGCCCGAGAGGCAGACGGGAAGATCCTGGTCACCGCGCCGAGCCGCAAGGCGCTCGAGTGGGTGAAAGAGCAGTACCTGCCCGACATCCAGAAGTTTGCCGAGCAGCGCGGCGATATGCTGGTGATCGAGATCGATGTCGGTACGCGCAAGCCCGCCAACGGGGCCCGGTCTGCGGCACACAATGGTTCCGCGACCCCGACCGTGCCCCAGACCGCGTCTGCGGGCACGTCCGCAGGTGCGTCGCTCGATGTTCGCGACGACGATGACCCCGCGGGCGCGGAAGACCTGCGCGAACCGGCCGCAGCCGCCGCGATGCTGGTCGAACCCGCGCTGTCGCCGCGCCCCAACGGCGGCCTCGGAAGCACGACCGATCCGACGCTCGCGCAGACCATCGGCACGCTGAGCGACGGCTTCACCTTCGACACCTTCGTGACCGGCAAGGCCAACCAGTTTGCCCGGGCCGCAGCCCTGCAGGTAGCGGAGAACCCAGGCCGCGCCTACAACCCGCTGTTCCTGTATGGCGGCACCGGGCTGGGCAAGACCCACCTGGTGCAGGCGATCGGCAACTTCGTGCACGAACGCAACCCGGCGGCGGTGATTCGATACATCCATGCCGAGAAGTACGTGTCGGACGTGGTGCGCGCCTACCAGAACAAGTCGTTCGACGCGTTCAAGCGCTTCTACCATTCGCTCGACCTGCTGCTGATCGACGACATCCAGTTCTTCTCCGGCAAGAGCCGCACCCAGGAAGAATTCTTCTACGCGTTCAACACGCTGACCGACCAGCGCAAGCAGATCGTCATCACCTGCGATACCTACCCGAAGAAGATCGAGGGCATGGACGACCGGCTGCTGACCCGCTTCGCGTGGGGCCTGACGGTCGAGATCGAACCACCCGAACTCGAGATGCGTGTGGCCATCCTGCTGAAGAAGGCCGCCGCGATCGACATGGATATCTCGGAAGAGGTGGCCTTCTTCGTCGCCCGGCATTTCCCCTCGAATGTGCGAGAACTCGAGGGCGCGCTGAACCGGATCCGCGCCTATTCTCGTTTCAATGCCTGCACGGTCAGCATCGATTCTGCCCGCGATGCGCTGCGCGACATACTTGCCGTGTCCATGCGGCAGGTCTCGATCGAGCAGATACAGAAGGCAGTCGCCGACTACTTCAAGATGAAGGTGTCAGAGATGCATTCGAAGCGTCGCTCGCGCGCCGTGGCACGTCCTCGCCAGGTCGCGATGGCGCTGGCCAAGGAGCTCACCACGCATTCGCTGCCCGACATCGGTGGCGCCTTCGGGGGCCGCGACCACACCACCGTGCTGCACGCCTGCCGGCAGATCGCCCGGCTGCGCACGATCGACACCGAACTGGGTCGCGACTACCAGACCCTGCTCCAGCAGTTGCGCCATTGA
- a CDS encoding ThiF family adenylyltransferase, with amino-acid sequence MQSALISRSPDLLRLRDEGYELEIRSGHLLVHSVPYVNAAGVIGYGTLVSDLTLAGDSTSRPGNHMAWFIGEHPCDRAGRTITAIRHGTANFDLAHDIAAQHAFSNKPPTGYPDYHAKMTRYIEIISAPAQSLQPSLTARTHRPMAADETESVFCYIDSASSRAGITAVAGKLSGARIAIIGLGGTGSYLLDLVAKTPALEIHLYDGDFFLQHNAFRAPSAASLEELQSMPTKVGYWAALYGKMRRGIVPHEVFVDETNVGELVGYDFVFLCMDGGPAKRLIIEALQATKRSFIDAGIGVELQQARLQLWGICRVTTSTADQQDHVAQRVSCAANDEDDLYARNIQLAELNAQCAVMAVIKWKKLCGFYADDDREHDSTYTTNTNLLTSDVTR; translated from the coding sequence ATGCAAAGCGCACTGATAAGTCGTAGCCCTGACCTGCTCAGGCTGCGCGACGAGGGCTACGAGCTCGAAATACGCTCCGGGCACCTGCTGGTGCACAGCGTCCCCTACGTCAACGCCGCCGGCGTTATCGGCTACGGCACGCTCGTGTCGGACCTGACGCTGGCGGGCGACTCCACCTCGCGGCCCGGTAACCACATGGCGTGGTTCATCGGCGAGCACCCGTGCGACCGCGCCGGGCGCACGATCACCGCGATCCGGCACGGCACGGCGAATTTCGATCTGGCGCATGACATCGCGGCGCAGCACGCCTTCTCGAACAAGCCGCCGACCGGGTACCCGGACTACCACGCCAAGATGACCCGGTACATCGAAATCATCAGCGCGCCGGCGCAGTCGCTGCAGCCGAGCCTGACTGCGCGCACCCACCGCCCAATGGCGGCCGATGAGACCGAGTCCGTGTTCTGCTACATCGACTCCGCCTCGAGCCGCGCCGGCATCACGGCCGTGGCGGGCAAGCTGTCGGGTGCGCGCATCGCCATCATCGGTCTGGGCGGCACGGGCTCGTACCTGCTGGATCTTGTCGCCAAGACGCCTGCCTTGGAGATCCATCTCTACGACGGCGACTTCTTCCTGCAGCACAACGCGTTCAGGGCGCCGTCGGCCGCGTCGCTGGAAGAGCTGCAGTCGATGCCGACGAAAGTGGGCTACTGGGCAGCGCTCTACGGCAAGATGCGCCGCGGCATCGTGCCGCACGAGGTCTTCGTCGACGAGACGAACGTGGGCGAGCTCGTCGGGTACGACTTCGTGTTCCTGTGCATGGATGGCGGGCCGGCCAAGCGTCTGATCATCGAGGCATTGCAGGCCACCAAGCGCTCGTTCATCGACGCCGGCATCGGCGTCGAGCTGCAGCAGGCCAGGCTGCAGCTCTGGGGCATCTGCCGGGTGACGACCAGCACCGCGGATCAGCAGGACCACGTCGCGCAGCGTGTGTCCTGTGCCGCGAACGACGAAGACGACCTCTACGCTCGCAACATCCAGCTCGCCGAGCTGAACGCGCAGTGCGCCGTGATGGCAGTGATCAAGTGGAAGAAGCTTTGCGGCTTCTACGCCGACGACGACCGGGAGCACGACTCGACCTACACGACGAACACCAACCTCCTAACGAGCGACGTGACGCGGTGA
- a CDS encoding multiubiquitin domain-containing protein produces MNTETGETNPELRTFEIVINGEQHVVLRRRLTFEDIVRLAFTDAIFNDEIVYTITYKRGPDQNREGSLVAGEAVFVNRGMIFNAKRTDKS; encoded by the coding sequence ATGAACACGGAAACAGGAGAAACCAACCCGGAGCTCCGCACCTTCGAGATCGTCATCAACGGCGAGCAGCACGTCGTGCTGCGCCGTCGCCTGACCTTCGAGGACATCGTCCGGCTGGCCTTCACCGACGCGATCTTCAACGACGAAATCGTCTACACGATCACCTACAAGCGTGGGCCCGACCAGAACCGGGAAGGCTCCCTAGTCGCCGGCGAGGCGGTGTTCGTCAACCGCGGGATGATCTTCAATGCAAAGCGCACTGATAAGTCGTAG
- a CDS encoding DNA polymerase III subunit beta, whose product MKLLNIARDTLLKPLQAVTGIVERRNTLPILSNVLLEVDGDRLSLLATDLEIQVATSILVEGKGKSEKQGVTVSARKLLDILRALPESAQIELDAKDGRLQVSAGKSRFNLQTLPADDFPKLAAFESTQPAITLHQAALRALLNRVQYAMAQQDIRYYLNGLLLETDQTTLKAVATDGHRLAYTSLELPEALDKRESILPRKAVLELSRQLESSESPVTIEFGANQVRFRFGEIELISKVIDGRFPDYTRVIPTHYQDHFQIERTVLGSALQRAAILSNEKFRGVRWVLTGNSLRIVCTNNEQEEAEEELEIEYAGAALDIGFNVTYLLDALNNVECDTVVCSLGDANSSVLITHGEDASFRYVVMPMRI is encoded by the coding sequence ATGAAACTTCTCAATATAGCTCGCGACACGCTGTTGAAACCCCTGCAGGCGGTGACCGGCATCGTCGAGCGCCGGAACACGTTGCCGATCCTGTCCAACGTCCTGCTCGAAGTCGACGGTGACCGGCTGAGCCTGCTCGCCACCGACCTCGAGATCCAGGTCGCGACCAGCATCCTGGTCGAAGGCAAGGGCAAATCGGAAAAGCAGGGCGTCACGGTGTCGGCGCGCAAACTGCTCGACATCCTGCGAGCGCTGCCCGAATCGGCGCAGATCGAACTCGACGCAAAGGATGGGCGATTGCAGGTCAGCGCAGGCAAGAGCCGCTTCAACCTGCAGACCCTGCCGGCCGATGACTTCCCGAAACTGGCTGCGTTCGAATCGACGCAGCCGGCCATCACGCTGCACCAGGCTGCCCTGCGTGCGCTGCTGAATCGCGTGCAGTACGCGATGGCCCAGCAGGACATCCGCTACTACCTGAACGGCCTGCTGCTCGAGACCGACCAGACGACCCTGAAGGCCGTGGCCACCGATGGGCATCGGCTGGCCTACACCAGCCTCGAACTGCCCGAGGCGCTCGACAAGCGCGAGTCGATCCTGCCGCGCAAGGCGGTGCTGGAACTGTCGCGCCAGCTCGAGTCGAGCGAATCGCCGGTCACCATCGAATTCGGCGCCAACCAGGTCCGCTTCCGCTTCGGCGAGATCGAACTGATCAGCAAGGTGATCGACGGGCGTTTCCCCGATTACACCCGCGTGATCCCCACCCACTACCAGGATCATTTCCAGATCGAGCGCACGGTGCTCGGCAGCGCGCTGCAGCGGGCAGCCATCCTGTCGAACGAGAAGTTCCGCGGCGTGCGCTGGGTGCTCACCGGCAACAGCCTGCGCATCGTCTGCACCAACAATGAGCAGGAAGAGGCCGAGGAAGAACTCGAGATCGAATACGCCGGCGCGGCGCTCGATATCGGCTTCAACGTCACCTACCTGCTCGATGCGCTCAACAACGTCGAGTGCGACACCGTGGTGTGTTCGCTGGGCGATGCCAACAGCAGCGTGCTGATCACCCATGGCGAAGACGCGAGCTTCCGCTATGTGGTGATGCCGATGCGCATCTGA